The sequence below is a genomic window from Pongo abelii isolate AG06213 chromosome 12, NHGRI_mPonAbe1-v2.0_pri, whole genome shotgun sequence.
CTCCTACAGGCCTACATGTTTTTTAACTCTGCCAGACCcactgtcaattttttaaaagtcagcttggaaaaaatgagagaatttaaaaaattaacaactaTTTCACAGTTGGTTCCTATCTCTACTCGGTATTAcccaatttaaattttatgttggTTTTCCATCCATTCCCCAAGCGCTTTCACAGAGCGGCCTGCCAGAGGCCATTAGCACACACCCCTCACAAATGGAGAAGCAGCGGCATTCAGATTCACCAGGAGCTGGACTGGCATTTGCACTCACTCAGTTCACTTGGTGATTGGCAAGCTTCTCTGTACTCTGAGTCGTGGTCACTTCCCTTCAGAATAGAATGTGGGGAACAACCTGAAGGGATCGTGATAAAAAAAGATTGTCTTTGATGTTGGGTGGGATATGCAAATACGAATGAGAATAGGGTGCCTTAGTACTGTCAGAGTGTGCTGTGTTTTATTTGGGAAATGAGACAAAATCTTCCCATGATCAGCCATTCCATGTGACATCCCAACCCACACTCTGCTACTGACATTTTATCTCCCACTGAACAGCCTGGCTGTTGTAACATTTTCAGGATTCTTAATTTATGTCTTGCAGGATCTAAAATCAGATGGCAGGAACTTTAAGAAAATAACCAGTGTTGACAGGCACCTTATAAAAGAAGCTGGTACACCTTAGTGCTGCTAAAAGTTAGAGAATATTCTTTAGTTTCTTCTTCCAAAATATGTCCAGAAGTCAGTGGGGTGGAGACAGTAGCTGTCCGAAatcatttaatttctcttttcaaTCTAAACTCTATGAAAGGCtttttctttcactcagtatTTGCTAGCGCCTGGGACTCAAGAAGGCTAATGTCAATGGATCATTTTCTTTTGAGGTAGTTGAACTTTTTGTCTGTAGAAAAATCTTCCTGAATCTATTCAGTATCAAAACATGGggtgggcctggcacggtggcttatgtctgtaatcccagcattttgggagcctgagttcggcagatcacttgagcccaggagtttgagaccagcctgggaaacatggtgaaaccccatctctactaaaaatacaaaaaattagccaggcgtggtggcacgcatctgtggttccagctacccgggagactgaggtaggagaatcacctgcgcctgggaagtcaaggctgcaatgagccgagatcacaccactgggtactccagcctgggtgacagagtgagaccctgtttcaaaaagaattaaaaaaaaaaaaaaaaaaaaaaggaactcacTAGTCCCAAACCACTTATCCTTGGAGAAATATGGACATAAACCCAAATTGCATGTTCTTTCCATTATATCACAATGTCTCTTTGTAAAAGTGGCAACTTTGGGCTGGCTTACATGAATTCGCTGAAACCTTTACAACATATTGGCGGTGCTGAATGCTTGGGGCTCTTGAACTTAGGCCTGCAACCAGGATGCTGGTGTACACCCTCACCCTGGAGTGCTCAGCCTTGATCCTCCTCTTTTCAGAATGGCTTCATATCTATTTATTTGTAACATAGTGCTTAAGAGTAGGAAGTCTTCAGCCAAATGCCTAGCTCTGCCACTCATCCCTGACGTGAGCAAGCTACTTAGCTTCTCCAGGAGTCATTTTCCTGtattgtaaaatggagatgataatagcaCTTACCttataggattgttgtgaagattaaatgagtttagGAAAATGCTATATATAGGTTAGTATCATCCATCAATTTGCAACATGATTTCATAAGTGCATCTAGAATATGCTTGTGTAAACCTATGGTTAGATGATGAAGCTAAGAAAAGCCTGAGTCCATCCCTGGAGAGTAAGAAACTAGTATACTCCTTTTACACAGTACCTTGCACACAGCACAGGCTTAACAGACATATTTAAATTGAACTGAAGCGAATACTACCAGAACTGAAAGTGGTAGTTCCAGATCTTTCAGGCTCAAGGTCCAGATTTTACAAGTGTTTCTGATCACCCTCCCCCTACCTCATTTATCGCAAAGAGCAGAGGCCAGGCAAAGGATGAATAACCAATGACCTTAAAACTCAGGTGAGAGTAAAAACCAGTTCTGAGAAACTGTGTGACATTTACATCCTGGTGCCTGAGCTTTAGATCACTCTGCATGTGTATTTCCTCTGCACAAAGCCCAGGAGGCTACTTTTATATTATTGGGGCAAATCTCCCAACAGCCTTCGGTACTAAACAGCCTTCAGCAGGTGCTTCCAAATTTTCTTATTTGCTTCAACTCCCAGGTTGCCAGGGGAAGCTTGGACGACAAGTCTATACTCCTGGGCAGGCTGAGCAACAGCAGGTGGTTGCTTTTGGATAAGAGCTGCTCTAGGTCgaaaggaaataaatgagacTACGATCAATTAAAGTTCGGTAAAGGAAGAGACGCCTTCACCCCGACGACCAGACGGTGGCCCCGCAGCACAGACTCTCTCGGATCGTGGAATTCCCACCCGGCCTCGATGTAGCCCCGCCCCTGCCCAGACCACGCCCACCAATCACTCGCTTCTCCCCCGCAATCCTCCCAGGCCCCTCCTAGAGCCTGCCCCTCCTAGAGCATGCCCCACCTGACTGCGACACTGCCGGGCTTAGTCCGCAGGGCTTAGTTCGCGGGGCGCTTGCGCATTTCTTGAGTTGTCGTGGCACTGCCCAAATCTGAATGGGGGAAAGAGGGAACTTCATATTTCCTACAGACTCCGCCACAGCGGCTTTTCGTGCTCTCTTAGAGCTGGTTTTGCCTTTCGTGGTCCTGAGAACCCTGGCTTTTGGTTCCCCAATGCGGCTTAAGTGTGCAGGTTTTAAGTTAGGCGATCTTCGGGCAGCCCTAGTCACAGCACCGGGTCCTTGCGCTGAGTCTTGGGACCACAGCCGGGAAGGCGGGGTCCTTCTCTGGGGCGGTCGCTTTGGCAGCGGATGCGGGAAGCCGGACTCTGGGCGTCATGTactacaaatttagtggcttcaCGCAGAAGTTGGCAGGAGCATGGGCTTCGGAGGCCTATAGCCCTCAGGTACGAGTGGCGCGTAGCCAGCTCGGACATGAGGAGTGGCGGCCTTAGCCTCGGCGACAGGCGGTCGCGGCGTTGGAGCCAGGGGAGGCTTCTGCCCGCGGTCGAGTTCGTCTCTGTTCTCCTTGCACCTCCCGGGGCCTCTCCACACCAACGTACGGTGGTCACTGAGGCTTCTCTTTGTGTACCTGCTCACCTGGCGGGGCTGGCCTGGCGTGGAAGTTTGGTCTGGCTCACTGCAGGGGTCAAGGAGACCCCCGGGGTCACTTGTCTAAAAGGGATGGTTTGTGGGGGTCCCCAGTGTGACCCGAGTCAGAGGTTCGGCCTTCTCCCTCTCTTTGAAGACATCTGGCTTTCGGCCTCCCTGTCGTTTCTTTGTCATCTGCCACAGCCCCATAGGCAGCCTCACTTGAGCTCGAGATTAGAGAGCGCGGGGATAAAGGCTTTTAGAGAAACCATGGTGCAGGGGGTTGGGGGGGCTATGATCTGGATTGGGAAATTTAACAGGTTACTTAACACGTCCAGGGAGGGAAGTTGCATGCAGCGAGGTTACACTTTCCCGATTGTAAAATATTTGACAGATGCTCGTTGTTTGGGTTGTCTGAAAAGTATTCCATTTCACGCAGATTCTACCAATTGGAGTTTGAGTCTCCAGCATGTGTTGGGGGTAAACATGAGGGGTTTTAGAGCCCCAGACGTGCCTTTTCAAATCATAGCGTTTTCCGCTTTaattgtgtgaccttggtcaagttacttaatttATTGTGAGCTCAGTTTCATCCAGGGCGGCGTTAGTACACATTAAATGAGGTGTGTCAAGTGACTAGCAGTTTGGGCAGGTGGTTGGTTCTGGATAAGTGTTAACTGTTCACCAGAAGCTGTCTGAGATAGTATATTCCCTCCTAATCCTCTAGAGAAGTGTGGGAAGTGTCGGTGAGATGTGCAGTTAGACTGCAGTAGTGAGGGGCCCAGATGAGGttgcttcatttcctttttctgtggGACACTGCAACTTGCCCAAGAGGCAGATGTCTAAGAAAGATTTCAGGTCTggtaccgtggctcacgcctgtaaatcacagcactttgggaggccgaggccaagggtcgcttgagcccaggagttggagatcagcctggggcaacaaagtgagaccttgtctctaaaaacaaaagcagatgaTTCAAATCTCAGATAAGAAaggcaagttttgttttgttttttttttttttgcgggtgTTAGTGGGGGAGTTGCGGTGGGAACGGGAAGGAAGAGTTTAGGGTTTATAAATGTTGAGCTTGTGATATGTCATGCTTGGTAGCAGCTAGATTTTTGAATATGGAGTTTAATAAACTTGGGTGTCTTCAGCCCATAGGTGGTAATTTGTAGGGAAGAAAGGTTGGATCATAGTTATAGAAACATGAAGGGAGGGTGGAGAAGGAGAATGTGTTTAAAGAATAGTCTGGATGAGAAGGGAAACCAGTGTGGTGTCACTGAAACCAAATTGGTAATGACTTGTAAGGAAGGAATAGTCAGCAGTGTTGCATTTCTTTTACAGATTATGTGAGAAAATGGCCATTTCTATCATCTGCTTCTATGAAATGTATTCTCCAGTGTATGGATATTAAATGTtacagtttgatgagtttggacaaaCCCATGCACTGTATAACCACACCTCCCTCAGTATGCAAGATGTTACATCATCCCAGGAAGTTCCCTTGTACCCTCTGTCAATCCCTGCCACCTTCCTATTCTGACTTTTATCATCATAAATAgatagttttacctttttttgaacttcatgtaaatggaaccagctctgacccaggctggagtgcaatggcacagtcacagttcactgtagactttcactcctgagctcaagtaatcgtCCTGCTTTTGCCTCtgaaaatgctagaattacagatgtgagccaccgtgtctggctgctcaaaaaatatttttgaggttaGTCCGTGTTGTACGTATCAGTAGTTAATTCCTTTTATCCTCTTACTCTTCTGTgggatttcattttataaatatatcacaGTTTATTCTGTTGGTGGTAGTagatgttcttttatttatttttttaaaatattttttgagacaggctcttgctgtgttgcacagtctgatctcgaactcccgggctcaggcagtcctctcacctcagccccctgagtggctggggttacagatgtgtaCCAGCACACCTGGTTTATGTTCTTTTAATATATCTTCAGCATAATCTAGGTTTTGTTGCTTagtaagaaaaaagttaatttttcgATTAAAAACTGGCATATTGTAATAAAATGGGCACTCAGCAGAGATTACCTTGAGATGAGTTTGATATAGGGCTTTCAGATTTCTAGTACCTCTCCTCTTGAATCGTGTTTCTCTTGAGAATTTGAACTTCTTAGTTACTTAAAGATTTCTTAaactatgttgaaaagaagtgatACTGTGTAGGCTTTATATGAATTGTAAATTTCTGAGTGATTGTGACAGGTGCCCTCCCAACTAGGTGCTCTGACTTTGGTAATTAGGAGTACTTCAGCTTTTTCCTTTCCTGGAAACATATGATGAAGATGTTTGTAACTTGTTATAGTAAGTAAAGTGAATAATTTACCGTGCATTAAATAACATAATATGGAAAAGGTGGTTCTGTAACAATCGCACAGGTAGAGATTTGTAAGTTAGCTTGACAGCAAGCAGTTGGTGGGATGGCATTTTCCATTGGTTGAAAAGCGTCTTCCTTATCTTTCTCTGAATTGCGTCAAAAATAAATTgaggccaataagcacatgaagatGTTTAACATCTTCAGTTATTAGAGAAGAGCAAATCAcagccacaatgaggtaccatttGATATCCACCAGAATGCCTAGaatcaaaaagacagacaataacaagtattggtgaggatgtagagaaatgaaACATGTTACATTTGTGGTGGAAATGGTAAAATGacgcagccactttggaaaacagtttggcagtttgttAAAAAGGAAACGTAATTTTACTGTGTGATCTAGGAATTCCTCTCCCAGTTAAGATGGCAGAATGGTATTCTAGGTAAAGGGAACTGTGAGagtgaaggaagggagggggtcTGGAGGAGAAGCATTGAGTAGGTAAGTTTGACTGTGGAGGATGGAGGTAAATCATGAAGGGCCTAGGATGTAAGGACTTAATTTTGTGAGGCACGAATAGGAAGTTGCAGAGCAACTTGATGCAGAGTTGTGGTAGTTTGTCCTTTCAGATGAGACAGATGTTGGGGATGAGGAGGGAGGGCTTCAGCATGATTGGTGAATTGGTGCTTTTCACAGTGACAGGGAGTTCCTGAATGGGCTTATGAGTGAATTTTGGACATGATGAGTGTGAGGTGTCAGAAGGACATGGAGGTAGGTGATGATGTCTAGCTTACCGTTAGAAATAAATagaggtcaggtgcggtggctcacactggtaatcccagtgttttgggaggccagggcaggagaattgcttgaggctaggagtttgagaccagcctgggcagcagagtgagaccccatctctacaaaaaaaataagaaaaattagctgggtatggtgacacatacttgtagtcctagctactcaggaggctgaggcggaagaatcacttgagctcaggagtttgaggctgcagtgagctgtgatcaatgCATTGCACTCCAACGTGTGCGACAGTGTGAGATCCTatctataaatgaaacaaaacaaaaagccaaatgaATTGAGTCATTGCGGATTGAAACTGGTTTCCAGTCCTAAATCACAGTGGAAAGGTTCATACatttctatcatttaaaaattaaaattatggggAGTAATCCTCTTTTCTCTCCACCCTCTTCCCCAAACCTAAGaggtagaagaaaaggaaaatgttacaACCAACTTTTAGAGGGAAAATCatgtttacttttctctttaaaaatttggAGCAATTGAAATAAACTAGGAAGAACTTAATTACTAAACGTGGTTAAGGTTGAATGGCTCGTAATTAATTTTGGAGATGGGGCTTATTTAAGCAGCTAAGAGATTCAgtattaaaaagtaaagtatgTGATTTTTCTTGATCTATGGtccacttatttttaattttattttgagacagggtctctgtcgcccaggctggagtacagtggcatgatcacagctcactacagcctcgaccacctgggctcaagtcatcttcccacctcagactcctaagtagctgggaccacgggtgtgcaccactatacctggctaattttttgatattttgtagaaacaaggtctcactacgttgcccaggctgatctcgaactcctgagtcaagtgattctcccatctcagcctcccaaagtagtgggaccacaggcatgagccataacACCCAGCCTGTCCACTTTTTATAAGAACAGCTTtcagttgttttcttattgctaTAGGAATTGTGGATGCCCTGCCATCAAATGCCAATTAATCAGACTTTGTTTCTGAGATACTCAAACCTACATTGTGAAGCTATAGCCTTCTTTAGTTTATTTGAACATTCTGCCTATATTTACTGAATGCGCTTTCTCTGCCAGTTGCTTTTCTAAGTCTTGGAATATAGGAGCAGTGAACAAGATGTGCCAAAATCCTGTGCTCGTGGAGCTTCCATTATAGTGGGGGGAGACACAGTAAGCAAAGTAAAACATAGTATGTTAGGTGGTGATAAGtgctgtggagaaaaataaagagggtAAGTTGTTAGTAGGGCAAGGGGGAGGACATGCAGTTTTTAAAAGGGTGGTCAGAAAGATCTCTCTGAGAAGGTGACTTATGGGGCTGGGTAAAGACCTGAAGAAGGTGAGGGTATAAGCCTGGcagcattctaggcagagggaacatgGCTGTGCCTGGGAGGTTTCAGGATAGCTcctgagccaggatcacgccactgcactccagcctgggtgacaaagcaagagcctagctcaaaaaggaaaaaaagcagaatgggccgggtgtggtggctcatgcctgtaatcccagcaccttgggaggccaaggttggtggatcacctgaggtcaggagttcgagaccagcctggccaacatggcgaaacccagtctctacgaaaaatacaaaaattagctgggcgtggtggcgcgcacccgtaatcccagctactcaggaggctgagacaggagaatggcttgaacctgagaggcagaggttgcagtgagctgagattgtgccactgcactccagccagggcaacagagtgagactccatctcaaaaaaaaaaaaaaaaaaaaaagcagaatgtaAGATTTTACACTGTGACTGTTAAGTTATTAAACCTGAATAAACATTGGAGGAAAAGTTACAATTTATAACAATTAATGGGATAAGATAATGAGGTTATAGGTAACTTCAGTTCTATAAACTTTTACAATATTATAAAGGGAAATAcggaattaatttaaaattaagatgGTTGATATTCCTGTTTTCAGATGATACTGTTCAAAAACTTTGCTGTAGTTTTGAATCACTGCATGCTTGGACAAACAAATACAATCCCTTAAAAAATACTCTCACATTAGTCCTGCCGAAACATGAATTTACTTTCAAGCCATTTTTGGAGATCCTTGGTAGAAagagtttttacatttttgcattcAAGAATAAATTTTTGCATTTCAAGGAGAAAATATGGTGAGCTCACAGAATGATATAAAGGAGTATCTAACATTCTCCATCCAGTTCAAACCACGATCCTTGTTAGCCTTTTGATCTTGATAGTAGAGCCCCTGTTTGCCTCTCTGACTCCTCTGAGTCTCTGTTTTGAGTGTGTTGTATTTCTAAATGTAGGCCAACATCTTACTGACCAAACTTTCTCTTTAAATGGGCTGTTGTTTTTAAGCAATAGTTGATGGGAGGGTGGGGTGTGAGTTGTGGAATACTTAAAAGCCGGGGCTCTGGACTTGAGAAAGGCCTGAATTTGAAAACTTGACTCGCTTTTCACTATTTGATCTGAGGCAAGTTATTCTCTCTCCATTGTTTtcctctgaaaaatgggaatagtaatatCTTCATAGGGTTGCTGTCAGAATTAAGTGAGGTAATGCATGTGAAATGTTTAACATGATACTGACACTTCACAAGGGTTAAATAGATATTAGCTGCTGTTGGTTTATAACATTAATATCCATGGTGGCTGAGACTGTGGCAATGTTATTCATTGTGTATTTCTAGTGTAGAGCAAGTGATCggtaataaatgttgaatgaatgaatacattacaGAAAACAGGCCATGGTTCATTCCCATTTACTGTACTGTGTCAGAAGAAATAGAAGCCAAGTTTActttaatgctttttttcttgACGTGTTCATCTAGTGCTTGCCTGGTGGGAGTAGCATTGAGGTTTTCAATATCTAATCTTTATAATATGCCCTGTCAATTATAGGTAAATTTAGATTTCTTTGAGACAAGAATCAGCGGACTGATGACTGTATTTGGGCAAGAGGTTTCCTTCTTTGTCTGTAAAAGGAAAAGGCTGGGTTTGACTTACGCTTTctgactttaaatttttatttttcttaa
It includes:
- the COX7A2L gene encoding cytochrome c oxidase subunit 7A-related protein, mitochondrial isoform X1; protein product: MREAGLWASCTTNLVASRRSWQEHGLRRPIALRYEWRVASSDMRSGGLSLGDRRSRRWSQGRLLPAVEFVSVLLAPPGASPHQRIKACGFHRSTTYHICHTN